One genomic window of Monodelphis domestica isolate mMonDom1 chromosome 1, mMonDom1.pri, whole genome shotgun sequence includes the following:
- the LOC100018407 gene encoding histone-binding protein RBBP4-like isoform X1 has protein sequence MRFLWRPRKGNLRSAANPILYKLKWRHGEGKTPRPSPLPSLRHDPGRPRPLSPSFHLSASAPAMADKEAALDDAVEEQVSNEKYKIWKKNTPFLYDLVMTHALECPSLTAQWLPDVTRPEGKDFSIHRLVLGTHTSDVQNHLVIASVQLPNDDAQFDASPYDSEKGEFGGFGSVSGKIKIEIKINHEGEVNRARYMPQNPCIIATKTPSSDVLVFDYTKHPSKPDPSGKCNPDLRLGGHQKEGYGLSWNPNLSGYLLSASDNHTICLWDISAVPKEGKVVDAKTIFTRHTEVVEDVSWHLLHESLFGSVADDQKLMIWDTRSNNTSKPSHLVDAHTAEVNCISFNPYNEFILATGSADKTVALWDLRNLKLKLHSFESHKDEILEVQWSPHNETILASSGTDPRLNIWDLSKIGEEQSPEDAEDGPPELLFIHGGHTAKISDFSWNPNEPWVICSVSEDNIMQIWQMAENIHNDEDPEGSVDPDPEGQGS, from the exons ATGAGGTTCCTTTGGAGACCAAGGAAAGGGAATCTAAGATCAGCAGCCAACCCTATTTTGTATAAACTGAAATGGAGGCATGGTGAAGGGAAG ACACCGAGACCCTCACCCCTACCTTCACTGCGCCACGACCCTGGGAGACCCCGGCCCCTCAGCCCATCATTCCATCTGTCAGCTTCTGCACCCGCCATGGCCGACAAGGAAGCAGCCCTTGATGATGCTGTAGAAGAACAGGTGAGcaatgagaaatataaaatatggaaaaaaaatactcctTTCCTCTATGACTTAGTGATGACCCATGCCCTAGAATGTCCCAGCCTGACTGCACAGTGGCTTCCAGATGTAACAAGACCCGAAGGGAAAGATTTCAGCATTCATCGACTTGTGCTGGGTACACATACATCCGATGTGCAGAATCATCTTGTGATAGCCAGTGTGCAGCTCCCCAATGATGATGCCCAGTTTGATGCCTCTCCCTATGACAGTGAGAAAGGGGAATTTGGAGGCTTTGGCTCAGTTAGCgggaaaattaaaattgaaatcaaGATTAACCATGAGGGAGAAGTGAACAGGGCCCGTTATATGCCTCAGAATCCTTGCATCATTGCAACAAAGACTCCATCCAGTGATGTCCTTGTTTTTGACTACACCAAGCACCCTTCAAAGCCAGACCCTTCTGGGAAGTGTAACCCAGACTTGCGCCTCGGTGGACATCAAAAGGAGGGCTATGGCTTGTCGTGGAACCCAAATCTCAGTGGATACTTGCTTAGTGCATCAGATAACCACACCATCTGCTTGTGGGACATCAGTGCTGTTCCAAAGGAAGGCAAAGTGGTGGATGCAAAGACCATATTCACGAGACACACAGAGGTAGTCGAAGACGTTTCTTGGCACCTCCTCCACGAATCTCTCTTTGGATCAGTTGCGGATGATCAGAAGCTTATGATCTGGGACACGCGGTCAAACAATACTTCTAAACCAAGCCACTTAGTGGATGCCCACACTGCTGAAGtaaattgtatttcttttaatccttataaCGAGTTCATTCTCGCCACAGGATCAGCTGATAAGACAGTTGCATTGTGGGATCTTAGAAATCTGAAATTGAAGCTGCATTCCTTTGAGTCACATAAGGATGAAATATTGGAGGTTCAGTGGTCTCCTCACAATGAAACTATCTTGGCTTCTAGTGGCACTGACCCAAGGCTGAACATCTGGGACTTGAGTAAAATTGGGGAGGAGCAGTCCCCAGAAGATGCAGAAGATGGCCCACCAGAATTGTTGTTTATTCATGGTGGCCACACTGCCAAAATATCTGATTTCTCCTGGAACCCAAATGAACCTTGGGTTATTTGTTCTGTATCAGAAGACAATATCATGCAAATCTGGCAGATGGCTGAGAACATACACAATGATGAAGACCCTGAAGGAAGTGTGGATCCAGATCCAGAGGGACAGGGGTCCTAG
- the LOC100018407 gene encoding histone-binding protein RBBP4-like isoform X2 translates to MADKEAALDDAVEEQVSNEKYKIWKKNTPFLYDLVMTHALECPSLTAQWLPDVTRPEGKDFSIHRLVLGTHTSDVQNHLVIASVQLPNDDAQFDASPYDSEKGEFGGFGSVSGKIKIEIKINHEGEVNRARYMPQNPCIIATKTPSSDVLVFDYTKHPSKPDPSGKCNPDLRLGGHQKEGYGLSWNPNLSGYLLSASDNHTICLWDISAVPKEGKVVDAKTIFTRHTEVVEDVSWHLLHESLFGSVADDQKLMIWDTRSNNTSKPSHLVDAHTAEVNCISFNPYNEFILATGSADKTVALWDLRNLKLKLHSFESHKDEILEVQWSPHNETILASSGTDPRLNIWDLSKIGEEQSPEDAEDGPPELLFIHGGHTAKISDFSWNPNEPWVICSVSEDNIMQIWQMAENIHNDEDPEGSVDPDPEGQGS, encoded by the coding sequence ATGGCCGACAAGGAAGCAGCCCTTGATGATGCTGTAGAAGAACAGGTGAGcaatgagaaatataaaatatggaaaaaaaatactcctTTCCTCTATGACTTAGTGATGACCCATGCCCTAGAATGTCCCAGCCTGACTGCACAGTGGCTTCCAGATGTAACAAGACCCGAAGGGAAAGATTTCAGCATTCATCGACTTGTGCTGGGTACACATACATCCGATGTGCAGAATCATCTTGTGATAGCCAGTGTGCAGCTCCCCAATGATGATGCCCAGTTTGATGCCTCTCCCTATGACAGTGAGAAAGGGGAATTTGGAGGCTTTGGCTCAGTTAGCgggaaaattaaaattgaaatcaaGATTAACCATGAGGGAGAAGTGAACAGGGCCCGTTATATGCCTCAGAATCCTTGCATCATTGCAACAAAGACTCCATCCAGTGATGTCCTTGTTTTTGACTACACCAAGCACCCTTCAAAGCCAGACCCTTCTGGGAAGTGTAACCCAGACTTGCGCCTCGGTGGACATCAAAAGGAGGGCTATGGCTTGTCGTGGAACCCAAATCTCAGTGGATACTTGCTTAGTGCATCAGATAACCACACCATCTGCTTGTGGGACATCAGTGCTGTTCCAAAGGAAGGCAAAGTGGTGGATGCAAAGACCATATTCACGAGACACACAGAGGTAGTCGAAGACGTTTCTTGGCACCTCCTCCACGAATCTCTCTTTGGATCAGTTGCGGATGATCAGAAGCTTATGATCTGGGACACGCGGTCAAACAATACTTCTAAACCAAGCCACTTAGTGGATGCCCACACTGCTGAAGtaaattgtatttcttttaatccttataaCGAGTTCATTCTCGCCACAGGATCAGCTGATAAGACAGTTGCATTGTGGGATCTTAGAAATCTGAAATTGAAGCTGCATTCCTTTGAGTCACATAAGGATGAAATATTGGAGGTTCAGTGGTCTCCTCACAATGAAACTATCTTGGCTTCTAGTGGCACTGACCCAAGGCTGAACATCTGGGACTTGAGTAAAATTGGGGAGGAGCAGTCCCCAGAAGATGCAGAAGATGGCCCACCAGAATTGTTGTTTATTCATGGTGGCCACACTGCCAAAATATCTGATTTCTCCTGGAACCCAAATGAACCTTGGGTTATTTGTTCTGTATCAGAAGACAATATCATGCAAATCTGGCAGATGGCTGAGAACATACACAATGATGAAGACCCTGAAGGAAGTGTGGATCCAGATCCAGAGGGACAGGGGTCCTAG